From Palaemon carinicauda isolate YSFRI2023 chromosome 29, ASM3689809v2, whole genome shotgun sequence, one genomic window encodes:
- the LOC137622804 gene encoding pancreatic triacylglycerol lipase-like isoform X2 yields MASLAVTTLQTFLTLVPNVLMPRSLFGISRNDDEEALVSNSLEEVLEKVVFDTRNDTDSLTTRCYGIYGCFSIDQPYFSMARPINVFPLPVQSIMPKFCLYTRDYPDMCQRLHVMDPKSIAVSHFRFGKDVKILTHGYLEHGDKRWLKKMVQEYLAYDDHNVIVLDWLSGSGPPYTQTVANIRLIGSIVGRFILDLRDFFGVSPARVHIIGHSLGAHLAGYTGEYLKTQDAKLGRITGLDPAEPYFEGTDPLVRLDPTDADFVDAIHTDSGPIITGGLGMASPVGHFDFYPNGGVKMPGCGQHFIDSVAMEQGNIPYGLRRFIGCNHIRSYEYFTESINSACPFLSIRCASWEAYWKGFCWQCGDDWAKCARMGAHADSYLNYTVPGSVNMKMYLITGPESPFCTFHHRISVIMSYTKEARYHGGDIGVFYVSLFGERGIAHRRQLNMEEIFFEPGNVYTFMIGTIDLGEIKWALLEWTYVTALYNPLTWRLLSQPSVYVNRIIIDSIEMQQRYEFCGLDQAFRSGTRRKLEPQEACPEQASPPGASILGTIINFDVGDTINNNIDAVNSGLNSLGNGQLLNNLASSANQVARELMDGARRRIGKDPMKWWMKKKQIRKSWRDKRWIEGK; encoded by the exons ATGGCTTCTCTAGCAGTCACTACCTTGCAAACCTTCTTGACTTTGGTTCCCAATGTCCTGATGCCAAGAAGCCTCTTTGGCATCTCAAGAAATGACGACGAAGAAGCATTGGTGAGTAATTCTCTCGAAGAGGTCCTGGAAAAAGTGGTGTTCGACACAAGGAATGATACTGATT CGTTGACGACGAGATGTTACGGCATTTATGGCTGTTTCAGCATCGATCAACCCTACTTCTCCATGGCCCGTCCAATCAACGTATTCCCTCTTCCCGTGCAGTCGATTATGCCCAAGTTCTGCTTATATACCAGGGATTATCCTGATATGTGCCAG agacTCCACGTAATGGATCCAAAGAGCATTGCTGTATCTCACTTCAGGTTTGGGAAAGATGTCAAGATTCTCACTCACGGCTATTTGGAACATGGAGACAAACGGTGGCTGAAG AAAATGGTGCAGGAATATTTGGCATACGATGACCACAACGTTATTGTCCTCGACTGGCTCTCTGGGTCCGGTCCACCTTACACCCAGACAGTTGCTAATATCAGATTGATTGGGTCGATCGTGGGCAGATTCATATTGGACCTCAGG GACTTCTTTGGTGTGTCTCCTGCTCGTGTGCACATAATCGGCCATAGTTTAGGGGCTCACCTGGCTGGATATACTGGGGAATACTTGAAGACACAGGACGCCAAGCTTGGAAGAATCACAG GTCTCGATCCAGCCGAGCCTTACTTCGAAGGAACAGACCCCCTCGTTCGTCTTGACCCTACGGACGCAGATTTTGTGGACGCCATACACACGGACAGTGGACCTATCATCACCGGAG GACTAGGGATGGCATCTCCCGTCGGCCATTTTGATTTTTATCCTAATGGAGGAGTGAAAATGCCTGGCTGCGGTCAACATTTCATTGATTCTGTTGCCATGGAACAAGGAAATATCCCTTACG GCCTCCGTCGCTTCATCGGCTGTAATCACATACGGTCTTACGAGTACTTCACGGAGTCGATCAACAGCGCCTGCCCTTTTCTGTCCATCCGGTGTGCATCCTGGGAGGCCTACTGGAAGGGGTTTTGCTGGCAATGTGGAGATGATTGGGCCAAGTGTGCTCGCATGGGTGCACATGCTGATTCCTACCTGAACTATACGGTCCCTGGGTCCGTCAACATGAAAATGTATCTTATAACTGGACCAGAATCTCCTTTTTGTA CATTCCATCATCGCATCAGCGTCATCATGTCTTACACCAAAGAAGCTCGATACCACGGAGGCGACATTGGCGTCTTCTACGTGTCTCTCTTTGGGGAGCGAGGCATCGCACATCGACGACAGCTGAACATGGA AGAGATCTTTTTCGAGCCAGGTAACGTCTACACCTTCATGATTGGGACGATAGACCTCGGAGAAATCAAGTGGGCTCTCTTGGAGTGGACCTATGTCACGGCTCTCTACAATCCGCTCACTTGGAGGCTGCTCTCCCAACCCTCTGTCTATGTCAACCGGATCATCATTGATTCAATTGAGATGCAACAGAG ATACGAGTTCTGTGGCTTAGACCAAGCCTTCAGATCTGGCACCAGGAGGAAACTAGAGCCCCAAGAAGCGTGCCCAGAGCAAGCAAGCCCTCCAGGAGCTTCAATCTTGGGAACCATCATCAATTTCGACGTTGGAGACACAATCAACAATAACATAGATGCCGTGAACAGCGGCCTAAACAGTTTGGGCAACGGGCAGCTTCTGAACAATTTGGCCTCCTCAGCCAATCAGGTGGCCAGGGAACTCATGGACGGTGCCCGCAGGAGGATAGGAAAGGATCCTATGAAATGGTGGATGAAAAAGAAACAGATTAGGAAGAGTTGGAGAGACAAGAGATGGATCGAAGGAAAGTAG
- the LOC137622804 gene encoding pancreatic triacylglycerol lipase-like isoform X1 yields the protein MASLAVTTLQTFLTLVPNVLMPRSLFGISRNDDEEALVSNSLEEVLEKVVFDTRNDTDSLTTRCYGIYGCFSIDQPYFSMARPINVFPLPVQSIMPKFCLYTRDYPDMCQRLHVMDPKSIAVSHFRFGKDVKILTHGYLEHGDKRWLKKMVQEYLAYDDHNVIVLDWLSGSGPPYTQTVANIRLIGSIVGRFILDLRDFFGVSPARVHIIGHSLGAHLAGYTGEYLKTQDAKLGRITGLDPAEPYFEGTDPLVRLDPTDADFVDAIHTDSGPIITGGLGMASPVGHFDFYPNGGVKMPGCGQHFIDSVAMEQGNIPYGLRRFIGCNHIRSYEYFTESINSACPFLSIRCASWEAYWKGFCWQCGDDWAKCARMGAHADSYLNYTVPGSVNMKMYLITGPESPFCTFHHRISVIMSYTKEARYHGGDIGVFYVSLFGERGIAHRRQLNMEEIFFEPGNVYTFMIGTIDLGEIKWALLEWTYVTALYNPLTWRLLSQPSVYVNRIIIDSIEMQQSRYEFCGLDQAFRSGTRRKLEPQEACPEQASPPGASILGTIINFDVGDTINNNIDAVNSGLNSLGNGQLLNNLASSANQVARELMDGARRRIGKDPMKWWMKKKQIRKSWRDKRWIEGK from the exons ATGGCTTCTCTAGCAGTCACTACCTTGCAAACCTTCTTGACTTTGGTTCCCAATGTCCTGATGCCAAGAAGCCTCTTTGGCATCTCAAGAAATGACGACGAAGAAGCATTGGTGAGTAATTCTCTCGAAGAGGTCCTGGAAAAAGTGGTGTTCGACACAAGGAATGATACTGATT CGTTGACGACGAGATGTTACGGCATTTATGGCTGTTTCAGCATCGATCAACCCTACTTCTCCATGGCCCGTCCAATCAACGTATTCCCTCTTCCCGTGCAGTCGATTATGCCCAAGTTCTGCTTATATACCAGGGATTATCCTGATATGTGCCAG agacTCCACGTAATGGATCCAAAGAGCATTGCTGTATCTCACTTCAGGTTTGGGAAAGATGTCAAGATTCTCACTCACGGCTATTTGGAACATGGAGACAAACGGTGGCTGAAG AAAATGGTGCAGGAATATTTGGCATACGATGACCACAACGTTATTGTCCTCGACTGGCTCTCTGGGTCCGGTCCACCTTACACCCAGACAGTTGCTAATATCAGATTGATTGGGTCGATCGTGGGCAGATTCATATTGGACCTCAGG GACTTCTTTGGTGTGTCTCCTGCTCGTGTGCACATAATCGGCCATAGTTTAGGGGCTCACCTGGCTGGATATACTGGGGAATACTTGAAGACACAGGACGCCAAGCTTGGAAGAATCACAG GTCTCGATCCAGCCGAGCCTTACTTCGAAGGAACAGACCCCCTCGTTCGTCTTGACCCTACGGACGCAGATTTTGTGGACGCCATACACACGGACAGTGGACCTATCATCACCGGAG GACTAGGGATGGCATCTCCCGTCGGCCATTTTGATTTTTATCCTAATGGAGGAGTGAAAATGCCTGGCTGCGGTCAACATTTCATTGATTCTGTTGCCATGGAACAAGGAAATATCCCTTACG GCCTCCGTCGCTTCATCGGCTGTAATCACATACGGTCTTACGAGTACTTCACGGAGTCGATCAACAGCGCCTGCCCTTTTCTGTCCATCCGGTGTGCATCCTGGGAGGCCTACTGGAAGGGGTTTTGCTGGCAATGTGGAGATGATTGGGCCAAGTGTGCTCGCATGGGTGCACATGCTGATTCCTACCTGAACTATACGGTCCCTGGGTCCGTCAACATGAAAATGTATCTTATAACTGGACCAGAATCTCCTTTTTGTA CATTCCATCATCGCATCAGCGTCATCATGTCTTACACCAAAGAAGCTCGATACCACGGAGGCGACATTGGCGTCTTCTACGTGTCTCTCTTTGGGGAGCGAGGCATCGCACATCGACGACAGCTGAACATGGA AGAGATCTTTTTCGAGCCAGGTAACGTCTACACCTTCATGATTGGGACGATAGACCTCGGAGAAATCAAGTGGGCTCTCTTGGAGTGGACCTATGTCACGGCTCTCTACAATCCGCTCACTTGGAGGCTGCTCTCCCAACCCTCTGTCTATGTCAACCGGATCATCATTGATTCAATTGAGATGCAACAGAG CAGATACGAGTTCTGTGGCTTAGACCAAGCCTTCAGATCTGGCACCAGGAGGAAACTAGAGCCCCAAGAAGCGTGCCCAGAGCAAGCAAGCCCTCCAGGAGCTTCAATCTTGGGAACCATCATCAATTTCGACGTTGGAGACACAATCAACAATAACATAGATGCCGTGAACAGCGGCCTAAACAGTTTGGGCAACGGGCAGCTTCTGAACAATTTGGCCTCCTCAGCCAATCAGGTGGCCAGGGAACTCATGGACGGTGCCCGCAGGAGGATAGGAAAGGATCCTATGAAATGGTGGATGAAAAAGAAACAGATTAGGAAGAGTTGGAGAGACAAGAGATGGATCGAAGGAAAGTAG